Proteins encoded within one genomic window of Natator depressus isolate rNatDep1 chromosome 1, rNatDep2.hap1, whole genome shotgun sequence:
- the REP15 gene encoding rab15 effector protein, which produces MGQKLSQEYNEKNKADILIINEVFSQGVVHASQKLKEYLGFEDPQSQFRPAMDTLNEIFLVNFISFCIEKGVEERIATSKMTKQQSLLLGIDWIWTLSGADKQINLQIAVQSLQMAELLHDETGPSKEATLADQPFKNQSRFEKLEEFCTLVGQDCLGLFIMFGVPGKPKDIRGVLLDSINKEKRKNHLSGENALKQFVLNTDSFLSTKEMLENCLCKKNGLKEVGKVYINFL; this is translated from the coding sequence ATGGGCCAGAAATTATCACAGGAATATAATGAGAAAAACAAGGCTGACATTCTCATTATAAACGAGGTGTTCAGCCAAGGAGTGGTCCATGCATCTCAAAAGCTGAAAGAATACCTTGGATTTGAAGATCCTCAGAGCCAATTCCGCCCAGCCATGGATACTTTAAATGAGATCTTTTTGGTTAACTTCATCAGTTTCTGTATTGAAAAAGGAGTGGAGGAGCGTATCGCGACCAGCAAGATGACAAAGCAACAGTCTTTGCTGCTTGGGATTGACTGGATCTGGACTTTATCTGGAGCCGACAAACAAATCAATCTTCAGATCGCCGTGCAGTCTTTGCAGATGGCTGAGCTCCTCCACGATGAAACTGGGCCCAGCAAGGAAGCCACGTTAGCAGACCAGCCTTTCAAAAACCAAAGCAGGTTTGAGAAGCTGGAAGAGTTCTGCACACTGGTGGGACAAGACTGCCTGGGCCTCTTTATAATGTTTGGAGTACCAGGGAAGCCTAAGGATATCAGAGGAGTCCTGCTTGACAGCATCAACAAGGAGAAACGAAAAAATCACCTGTCAGGCGAGAATGCTCTAAAGCAGTTCGTCTTGAACACTGACAGCTTCCTCTCCACAAAAGAAATGCTTGAAAACTGCCTCTGTAAGAAAAATGGGCTCAAGGAGGTGGGCAAGGTGTATATTAACTTTCTTTAA